A stretch of Acidobacteriota bacterium DNA encodes these proteins:
- a CDS encoding MFS transporter — protein MSTSSPSIWKRFPRAFWAANTMEIFERMGWYGFYAVSSLYLTGAVADGGLGLSSQDRGVIQALVTFFLYLFPAFFGALADRYGYRRMFLASCAVMIPAYLLLGHPRTFWTFFAVYMLVAIGHGMFKPVVIGTVARTTDATTGTLGFGIFYMMVNIGGFLGPIAAGVVRGWSWRYVFYASAGWIVLLGLTCLLFYREPEGRQAGAGHHSLGRVVADMIAVIGNFRFFLLVAGEMLILVLGAKWLEPGTFLGLAAAWLLLNLGWDALLRARGIGGGGPLTRPMEVGEGRYLVFLLLMAGFWTSFNQIFMTLPEYIRDYVDTSDLVGAFGPLGRWIMEAFHNDFFLSLGIDSSTWARGVLEHGQIKPEHLINLNALGIILGQVAISYLARNLRPFTTIISGVLITAISFLVYLGGAGGFWIVVGVLVFSVGEMLASPKSKEYAGRIAPPDKVGLYMGYFYWCVALGNLFGGLLSGVMYQYFGPKGIDRPGVMWLAFAALALVSTVALAVYNAWLQRQDAATRREP, from the coding sequence GTGAGCACCTCTTCCCCGTCGATCTGGAAACGATTTCCCCGGGCCTTTTGGGCCGCCAACACCATGGAGATCTTCGAGCGCATGGGTTGGTACGGCTTCTACGCCGTCTCCTCGCTCTACCTCACCGGAGCCGTGGCCGACGGGGGGCTGGGCCTGAGCTCCCAGGACCGGGGCGTGATCCAGGCCCTGGTGACCTTCTTCCTCTACCTCTTCCCGGCCTTCTTCGGCGCGCTGGCCGACCGCTACGGCTACCGGCGGATGTTCCTCGCCTCCTGCGCGGTGATGATCCCGGCCTACCTGCTGCTGGGCCATCCCCGCACCTTCTGGACGTTTTTCGCGGTCTACATGCTCGTGGCCATCGGCCACGGGATGTTCAAGCCCGTGGTCATCGGCACCGTGGCACGCACCACCGACGCCACCACGGGCACCCTCGGCTTCGGCATCTTCTACATGATGGTGAACATCGGCGGTTTTCTCGGGCCCATCGCGGCGGGCGTCGTGCGGGGCTGGAGCTGGCGCTACGTCTTCTACGCCTCGGCGGGATGGATCGTCCTGCTGGGGCTGACCTGCCTGCTCTTCTACCGCGAGCCGGAGGGCCGCCAGGCGGGCGCCGGCCATCACAGCCTGGGCCGGGTGGTCGCCGACATGATCGCGGTGATCGGCAACTTCCGCTTCTTTCTGCTGGTGGCCGGAGAGATGCTGATCCTGGTGCTCGGAGCCAAGTGGCTCGAGCCGGGCACCTTCCTCGGCCTGGCCGCGGCGTGGCTGCTGCTCAACCTGGGCTGGGACGCCCTGTTGCGCGCCCGGGGGATCGGCGGCGGCGGCCCGTTGACCCGCCCGATGGAGGTCGGCGAAGGACGCTACCTGGTCTTCCTGCTGCTGATGGCCGGGTTCTGGACCTCCTTCAACCAGATCTTCATGACCCTCCCCGAGTACATCCGTGACTACGTGGACACCTCCGACCTGGTGGGCGCCTTCGGCCCCCTCGGCCGGTGGATCATGGAAGCCTTCCACAACGACTTCTTCCTCTCCCTCGGCATCGACTCGAGCACCTGGGCCCGGGGCGTGCTCGAACACGGACAGATCAAGCCCGAGCACCTGATCAACCTCAACGCCCTGGGCATCATCCTCGGCCAGGTGGCCATCTCTTACCTGGCGCGCAACCTCCGGCCGTTCACCACCATCATCAGCGGTGTGCTGATCACGGCGATTTCCTTCCTGGTCTACCTCGGCGGCGCGGGCGGCTTCTGGATCGTCGTCGGCGTGCTGGTCTTCTCCGTGGGCGAAATGCTGGCCTCGCCGAAAAGCAAGGAGTATGCCGGGCGCATCGCCCCGCCGGACAAGGTGGGACTCTACATGGGCTACTTCTACTGGTGCGTGGCCCTGGGCAATCTCTTCGGCGGCCTGCTGTCGGGAGTGATGTACCAGTACTTCGGCCCCAAGGGTATCGACCGCCCCGGCGTGATGTGGCTCGCCTTCGCCGCCCTGGCCCTGGTCAGTACGGTGGCCCTCGCGGTTTACAATGCCTGGCTGCAGCGGCAGGACGCCGCCACCCGACGAGAGCCATGA
- a CDS encoding peptidylprolyl isomerase has protein sequence MMIRGLLLLFVALLPAPGFSQGEDPRVVLRTSLGPVEIALFPAVAPVTVQRFLARAGAAGGDGPVSYRGTVVCELRAGGWVTWGCRPGAESGARPGPSGRAGEQPDEIDARAMGLGGRSLGDAAARQNLWQLEIYPRYRHLVDAGRAVPLGLETLIEGLRRRGMAGTDALEGRSRLWLLEALGFEYTRGRSPWPVQRGAVATANLWPGEADERFLLAFRDLPARDGRATVFGRVVGGWDVLETIERLEVDKSHVPLRPIRLREIVPLPGDGKETR, from the coding sequence ATGATGATTCGAGGCCTGTTGCTGCTGTTCGTCGCCTTGCTCCCGGCTCCCGGATTCAGCCAGGGGGAAGACCCGCGCGTCGTCCTGCGCACGTCGCTGGGGCCGGTGGAGATCGCGCTCTTCCCCGCGGTGGCGCCGGTCACGGTGCAACGCTTTCTCGCGCGGGCGGGCGCCGCGGGGGGGGACGGTCCGGTGTCCTATCGCGGCACCGTGGTTTGCGAACTGCGCGCCGGGGGCTGGGTCACCTGGGGTTGCCGGCCCGGCGCGGAGAGCGGGGCGAGACCCGGTCCCAGCGGGCGCGCCGGTGAGCAGCCGGACGAGATCGACGCCCGGGCCATGGGCCTCGGCGGCAGGAGCCTGGGCGACGCCGCCGCGCGACAGAACCTCTGGCAGCTCGAGATCTACCCTCGCTACCGGCACCTGGTCGATGCGGGGCGGGCCGTGCCCCTGGGACTCGAGACCCTGATCGAGGGCCTGCGGCGAAGAGGCATGGCGGGAACCGACGCCCTCGAGGGGCGCTCTCGCCTGTGGCTGCTCGAGGCGCTGGGGTTCGAGTACACGCGGGGCCGTTCTCCCTGGCCGGTGCAGCGGGGGGCGGTGGCCACCGCCAATCTCTGGCCCGGCGAGGCCGACGAGCGCTTCCTGCTGGCCTTCCGTGACTTGCCCGCCCGGGATGGCCGGGCGACGGTCTTCGGCCGGGTCGTGGGAGGCTGGGACGTGCTCGAAACCATCGAGCGCCTCGAGGTCGACAAGTCTCACGTGCCGCTCCGGCCGATCCGCCTGCGAGAGATCGTCCCCCTGCCGGGCGACGGAAAGGAAACGCGATGA